Proteins encoded by one window of Candidatus Nezhaarchaeota archaeon:
- the cfbD gene encoding Ni-sirohydrochlorin a,c-diamide reductive cyclase catalytic subunit, producing MKLKSELKRLKYSIHPRPNPIAAALYTLRDLGCDVIVLHGPSGCNFRALRLLERDGIKVFTTSLNDMDVVMGGKNKLIEVLEVVCELFNPKLLGVIGSCCTSIIGEDIESEVREANLPVKIVAANVSACIGDNVEGALKVLEASVKVGVIDQREYERQKVILKKAAEVEKLRGVALPGYIEPSEGDDVDEVAKTILDELSEHRRIAVILNAKKETAYLYSDIMLAIKEVLDYTRVKANVTFIANLMQDRGLPKVRADASTILRELNERGIKINHFTGGLDEYALTNEAIQELVERIGGFDLSIILGVPQAIDVNHLGKAIGVSSGNRTMSRLRSLGYFKVVNEEGAHVSVLGSRRIVKSELGEAIRREVKRS from the coding sequence ATGAAGCTTAAGTCAGAGTTAAAGAGGCTTAAATACTCAATCCACCCAAGACCTAACCCCATAGCTGCTGCTCTCTACACGCTTAGGGACTTGGGCTGCGATGTGATAGTTCTTCACGGCCCTTCGGGCTGCAACTTCAGGGCCTTAAGGTTATTGGAGAGGGATGGGATCAAGGTGTTTACGACGTCCTTAAATGACATGGACGTCGTCATGGGGGGCAAGAACAAGCTAATTGAAGTGTTGGAGGTCGTATGCGAGCTATTTAATCCAAAGCTTTTAGGTGTTATTGGGAGTTGCTGTACATCAATAATAGGTGAGGACATCGAGTCTGAAGTTAGGGAAGCAAACCTGCCAGTAAAAATTGTAGCTGCAAATGTCTCAGCCTGCATTGGAGATAATGTTGAAGGGGCTCTAAAAGTCTTAGAAGCTTCAGTTAAAGTTGGAGTTATAGATCAGAGGGAGTATGAGAGGCAGAAGGTGATACTAAAAAAGGCAGCTGAGGTTGAGAAGCTTCGTGGAGTAGCTTTACCTGGCTACATAGAGCCATCAGAGGGGGATGACGTGGATGAAGTGGCTAAAACAATACTTGATGAGCTTAGTGAACATAGAAGGATCGCAGTTATACTGAATGCTAAAAAGGAGACGGCGTACTTGTATTCAGACATCATGTTGGCGATTAAGGAAGTCTTGGATTATACGCGAGTTAAAGCAAATGTAACCTTTATAGCTAACTTGATGCAGGATCGCGGTCTCCCAAAAGTTAGAGCTGATGCAAGCACAATACTACGTGAGCTTAACGAGAGGGGGATCAAGATTAACCATTTCACTGGGGGGCTTGACGAGTATGCATTAACAAATGAGGCCATTCAAGAACTAGTTGAGAGGATTGGAGGCTTTGACCTCTCCATAATCCTAGGGGTACCTCAAGCAATCGATGTCAATCATTTGGGTAAAGCTATAGGGGTCTCTTCTGGTAACAGGACCATGAGTAGGTTAAGGTCTCTAGGGTACTTCAAGGTTGTTAATGAGGAAGGTGCCCACGTCAGCGTATTAGGTTCAAGGAGGATAGTGAAATCAGAGCTAGGTGAAGCGATAAGGAGAGAGGTTAAGAGGTCATGA
- the cobB gene encoding hydrogenobyrinic acid a,c-diamide synthase (glutamine-hydrolyzing), with product MIEKLEIPRVVIAASGSSAGKTMITAGLARCLSRRGLKVQTFKVGPDFIDPQYLALASGRPCVNLDSWLMSGEDVLRDFEHYTRDADLALIEGVRSLYDSAEPLDIRGSTWSIADMTKSPIMLVIDISGINMGAAAIAKGFSTLMEGVEVRGIILNKARGKTHAIKAKAAVENMVKLKVLGVIPKLQSLEVEMRHLGLVPAMERRSIADEVIDLWSDVVEERVNVDKVIEIAKEAPPLTSIKSRLPDEGGAHQRVKIAIAIDEAFNFYYKQNIDLLKRFGADLVAFSPLRDSSLRDVSGLILGGGYPQLFLAKLQENNSIMLELRKLIEDECPTYAECGGLMYLCEEIVDFNGFKVKGVSIIPATCKISKTTRFLGYTLHRVIHDNVLSRVGDSVRGHEFHYSSIELKSDVKYAYEVLRGCGVNKQHDGIVVHNALASYTHILASSQEHLLKRFIENCLSFLKR from the coding sequence ATGATTGAGAAGTTGGAGATCCCAAGAGTTGTAATAGCTGCATCTGGTAGCAGTGCAGGCAAAACGATGATCACTGCAGGTTTAGCTAGATGCCTATCTAGGAGGGGGCTTAAAGTCCAAACTTTCAAGGTTGGGCCAGACTTCATAGACCCTCAATACCTAGCTCTAGCTTCTGGAAGGCCTTGCGTCAACTTAGACTCTTGGCTCATGAGCGGGGAAGACGTGCTCAGAGACTTCGAGCATTACACTAGAGATGCTGATTTAGCGTTAATTGAGGGTGTTAGAAGCCTTTACGATTCAGCTGAGCCACTAGATATTAGAGGTAGCACTTGGTCCATAGCCGATATGACCAAGTCACCAATCATGCTGGTAATCGATATAAGCGGCATAAACATGGGGGCCGCAGCAATAGCCAAGGGCTTCTCAACATTGATGGAGGGAGTCGAAGTGAGAGGCATCATCCTAAATAAGGCTCGAGGGAAGACCCACGCCATTAAGGCTAAGGCCGCTGTTGAGAATATGGTCAAACTAAAGGTTCTAGGAGTGATACCAAAACTTCAGAGCCTAGAAGTTGAAATGAGGCATTTAGGTTTAGTGCCAGCGATGGAGAGAAGAAGTATTGCTGATGAGGTTATTGACCTGTGGAGTGATGTAGTCGAAGAGAGGGTTAATGTCGATAAAGTAATTGAGATAGCCAAGGAGGCACCGCCCTTAACTTCAATAAAAAGCCGCCTCCCCGATGAAGGGGGAGCCCATCAAAGAGTTAAAATAGCAATCGCGATCGATGAGGCGTTCAATTTCTACTACAAGCAGAACATAGATTTATTGAAGCGTTTTGGAGCTGATCTAGTAGCTTTCAGCCCATTAAGAGATAGCTCATTAAGGGATGTTTCGGGCTTAATCCTGGGTGGAGGTTACCCTCAACTGTTCCTGGCTAAGCTTCAAGAGAACAACTCAATCATGCTTGAACTGAGGAAGCTTATTGAAGATGAGTGTCCAACTTATGCTGAGTGTGGAGGGCTTATGTACCTATGTGAGGAGATCGTAGATTTCAATGGATTTAAGGTTAAGGGTGTATCCATCATACCAGCCACATGCAAGATTAGCAAGACAACTAGGTTTCTAGGTTACACTCTTCATAGGGTCATTCATGACAATGTATTATCAAGAGTTGGCGATAGCGTGAGAGGACATGAATTTCACTATTCAAGCATTGAGCTTAAGAGCGACGTAAAGTATGCATATGAAGTTTTGAGGGGTTGTGGCGTAAATAAGCAGCATGACGGCATAGTCGTCCATAACGCATTAGCTTCATACACACATATACTTGCCTCAAGCCAAGAACATTTACTCAAAAGGTTTATTGAGAACTGCTTAAGCTTCTTGAAGCGCTAA
- a CDS encoding Mur ligase family protein, with protein MMSGLRHCNALIVDMTHGGQVLCRELLKRKCVVHCLDNHRTLSEDSVKELKSIGAEVYRTEIEVPALSNFDVVIVQHADPKLKIFSEALEDGVPIITHARAVGIILSEEKGSTKIIEVTGTNGKTTVCNMLAKVASNHGFNTLVHDSISTRLLGGENKVLAEGFSITPANILRAWRLAEEQGVRPDLCIFEVSLGGTGAADIGVVTGIYDNYRVSFMVNAFNSKLQMAVNMSGGGVLVLNGDNPPTRKFIHVFRGPCNVYGLENGLQVKGRPSSYDVNEGTAIEGDVVGLSTISLKKLDCRFSFKLKPQVFGRYQALNALAALTAMLSLEISIDEVCRSLSEFGGVDGRSKASVEDWGLIVECRNRGMNIPAMTLALSEAVGLKKLRLIKRVIAIVGGSERAACEIIDVNRLAAELKMMEGVDLYVLYGALGVRLSEMGVKGQVFKTLEESMLYAKSEVLSTPGSMILVCSNEA; from the coding sequence ATGATGAGTGGCTTACGGCACTGTAATGCCTTGATTGTGGACATGACACATGGAGGGCAAGTGCTTTGTAGAGAACTCCTTAAGAGAAAGTGTGTTGTTCATTGCCTCGACAACCACAGGACTTTATCAGAGGATAGCGTGAAGGAGTTGAAGTCCATTGGGGCTGAAGTGTATAGGACTGAAATTGAGGTCCCAGCCCTAAGCAACTTCGACGTCGTGATAGTTCAACATGCTGATCCCAAGCTTAAGATATTCTCAGAGGCACTTGAAGATGGTGTACCAATAATAACTCACGCAAGAGCTGTAGGGATAATTCTAAGTGAGGAGAAGGGGTCAACTAAGATAATTGAGGTTACAGGGACTAACGGTAAGACCACGGTGTGTAACATGTTGGCTAAAGTTGCCTCAAATCATGGTTTCAACACGCTAGTTCACGATAGCATCAGTACAAGGCTCTTGGGGGGCGAGAACAAGGTTCTAGCTGAGGGCTTCAGCATAACTCCAGCCAACATCTTAAGAGCTTGGAGGTTGGCTGAGGAGCAGGGGGTTAGACCTGACTTATGCATCTTTGAGGTCTCGCTTGGTGGTACAGGTGCAGCAGACATAGGTGTCGTCACTGGAATCTATGACAACTACAGGGTTTCATTCATGGTAAACGCTTTCAACAGTAAGTTACAAATGGCAGTGAACATGAGCGGTGGTGGGGTCTTAGTGCTTAATGGAGATAACCCACCAACACGCAAGTTCATTCACGTCTTTAGGGGGCCATGCAATGTCTACGGCTTAGAGAATGGACTTCAAGTTAAGGGCAGGCCATCAAGTTACGATGTTAACGAAGGCACGGCGATTGAGGGTGACGTTGTTGGATTAAGTACAATAAGCTTAAAGAAATTGGACTGTCGGTTCAGCTTTAAGCTTAAGCCTCAAGTTTTTGGTAGGTATCAAGCTTTAAATGCTCTCGCAGCCCTAACAGCCATGCTAAGCTTAGAGATTAGTATTGATGAAGTTTGTAGATCTCTGTCAGAGTTTGGAGGGGTTGATGGGAGGTCTAAGGCTAGCGTTGAGGACTGGGGCTTAATAGTTGAGTGTAGGAATCGAGGAATGAATATCCCAGCCATGACCTTAGCTTTAAGTGAAGCTGTCGGCTTAAAGAAGCTTAGACTTATTAAGAGAGTCATTGCCATTGTGGGTGGATCAGAGAGGGCTGCCTGCGAGATCATAGATGTTAACAGATTAGCTGCTGAGCTTAAGATGATGGAAGGGGTTGATCTCTACGTTCTATATGGTGCTCTGGGTGTTAGATTAAGTGAAATGGGGGTTAAGGGTCAAGTCTTCAAAACTCTTGAAGAATCTATGCTCTATGCTAAAAGTGAGGTATTAAGCACTCCAGGGTCTATGATCTTGGTGTGCAGCAATGAAGCTTAA
- a CDS encoding P-loop NTPase, with translation MRNIAIYGKGGIGKSTIACHLAASWGLSGLKVALIGCDPKKDTCMLLTGNNTPKPVLEALRCGESIENCIARGYANVLCIEVGGPEPGVGCAGRGLLIAFEHLDKLGVFEELDVVVYDVPGDVVCGGFAIPMKRMNSEVYIITSGEYLSLYAANGISRAVRRMKARLGGLILNSRGSIGEELKVVSVFASALNSKIVGVIPRLPTLKKCSLEGKTIFQVSPRSRGSRIFKELAEAIITNEPREEVREVSDEELISMIKVA, from the coding sequence GTGAGAAACATAGCAATTTATGGTAAAGGAGGTATAGGCAAGTCTACGATAGCTTGTCACTTAGCAGCTTCATGGGGGTTAAGTGGGCTTAAAGTAGCTCTTATAGGGTGTGACCCCAAGAAGGATACGTGCATGCTCTTGACCGGGAATAATACTCCAAAACCAGTACTTGAAGCTTTAAGATGTGGTGAGTCGATCGAAAATTGCATAGCTAGGGGCTATGCTAATGTACTATGTATTGAGGTTGGCGGTCCAGAGCCAGGAGTTGGATGTGCTGGTCGAGGACTCTTAATAGCATTTGAGCATTTAGATAAGCTTGGAGTTTTTGAAGAGCTAGATGTTGTAGTCTACGATGTTCCAGGCGATGTGGTGTGTGGAGGATTTGCGATACCAATGAAGAGGATGAACAGTGAAGTTTACATAATCACATCTGGAGAGTACCTATCCCTGTATGCAGCAAATGGGATAAGTAGAGCAGTAAGAAGGATGAAGGCGAGGCTTGGAGGCTTAATACTAAATTCAAGAGGATCAATTGGCGAGGAGCTTAAAGTGGTGAGCGTTTTTGCTAGCGCATTAAACTCAAAGATTGTTGGGGTAATTCCCAGGCTACCTACGCTTAAGAAGTGTAGTTTGGAGGGTAAGACTATATTTCAGGTTAGCCCAAGGTCTAGGGGCTCAAGGATATTTAAGGAGCTGGCTGAAGCGATCATAACTAATGAGCCTAGGGAGGAGGTTAGAGAAGTTAGTGATGAAGAGCTAATCTCAATGATTAAAGTTGCTTAA